One window of Xanthomonas sp. 10-10 genomic DNA carries:
- a CDS encoding p-hydroxycinnamoyl CoA hydratase/lyase has product MNEHDVVSVRIENRIAWVKFARPDKRNAMSPALNRRMMDVLDELEFDDDVGVLVLGGEGTAWSAGMDLKEYFRETEAQGLRGVRRSQRESYGWFRRLRWYQKPTIAMVNGWCFGGGFGPLFACDLAIAADEAQFGLSEINWGILPGGGVTKVAVELLSMRDAMWMTLTGEMVDGKKAAEWRLVNESVPLERLEARTREVAELLLRKNPVALKYAKDAVRRVGTMTYDEAEDYLVRMQEAANSFDNNARKEGIRQFIDEKSYKPGLGEYDLKKNSA; this is encoded by the coding sequence TTGAACGAGCATGACGTGGTATCGGTTCGCATCGAAAACCGCATTGCCTGGGTGAAGTTCGCACGCCCGGACAAGCGCAACGCGATGAGCCCGGCGCTCAACCGCCGCATGATGGACGTGCTGGACGAGCTGGAGTTTGACGACGACGTCGGCGTGCTGGTGCTCGGTGGCGAAGGCACCGCCTGGTCGGCCGGCATGGACCTGAAGGAATACTTCCGCGAAACCGAAGCGCAGGGCCTGCGCGGCGTGCGGCGTTCGCAACGCGAATCCTATGGCTGGTTCCGTCGCCTGCGCTGGTATCAGAAGCCCACCATCGCGATGGTCAACGGCTGGTGCTTCGGTGGCGGCTTCGGCCCGCTGTTCGCCTGCGACCTGGCCATTGCCGCCGATGAAGCGCAGTTCGGCCTGTCGGAGATCAACTGGGGCATCCTGCCGGGCGGCGGTGTGACCAAGGTTGCGGTCGAGCTGCTGTCCATGCGCGATGCGATGTGGATGACGCTCACCGGCGAAATGGTCGACGGCAAGAAGGCGGCCGAATGGCGCCTGGTCAACGAGAGCGTGCCGCTGGAACGGTTGGAGGCACGCACGCGCGAAGTGGCCGAGCTGTTGCTGCGCAAGAACCCGGTGGCGTTGAAATACGCCAAGGACGCTGTGCGCCGCGTGGGCACCATGACCTACGACGAAGCCGAAGATTATCTGGTGCGCATGCAGGAAGCGGCCAACTCGTTCGATAACAACGCCCGCAAGGAAGGCATTCGTCAGTTCATCGACGAAAAGAGCTACAAGCCCGGCCTGGGCGAGTACGACCTCAAGAAAAACAGCGCCTAG
- a CDS encoding MarR family transcriptional regulator: MTALLALAKDLGYQLQLATLASSHAARQELAELHLTPARVTALIHIRDQPGCDQTELGNRLLVNRAAGMKIANALAEQGLIERLAGRDRRSKGLYLTDHGHRTLEVAQACLARAVARTCTGLQAGEQQTLLRLLCKLNASATLERTAVAEAALAEDL, translated from the coding sequence ATGACCGCTCTCCTGGCACTGGCCAAAGACCTCGGCTACCAACTGCAACTGGCCACCTTGGCGTCCAGCCATGCCGCCCGCCAGGAACTGGCCGAGCTGCATCTCACCCCGGCACGCGTCACCGCGCTGATCCACATCCGCGACCAGCCCGGTTGCGACCAGACCGAACTCGGCAACCGCCTGCTGGTCAACCGCGCCGCCGGCATGAAGATCGCCAATGCGCTGGCCGAGCAAGGCCTGATCGAACGCCTGGCCGGCCGCGACCGTCGCAGCAAGGGCCTGTACCTGACCGACCATGGCCATCGCACGCTGGAGGTGGCGCAAGCCTGCCTGGCACGCGCCGTCGCACGCACCTGCACCGGCCTGCAGGCCGGCGAACAGCAAACCCTGCTCCGCCTGCTGTGCAAATTGAACGCCAGCGCCACGCTGGAGCGCACAGCCGTGGCAGAGGCCGCGCTGGCCGAAGACCTCTGA
- a CDS encoding EF-hand domain-containing protein: protein MTIRRLATCTVLLLVCGVASAQQAPTPASSMPLVDVPTVIRTQPLSSGEVTHQTRLERPRDESSVIVRSIQPSSVVGSYRIDFQAMDSDGDGRISRAEAQANPALADEFDALDSRHSGYLTREQLAGWLTP, encoded by the coding sequence ATGACCATCCGCCGTCTCGCCACATGTACCGTACTGCTGCTCGTTTGCGGCGTCGCATCCGCCCAGCAGGCACCCACGCCGGCCAGCAGCATGCCGCTGGTCGATGTGCCCACTGTCATCCGCACCCAGCCGCTGTCCAGCGGCGAGGTCACCCATCAGACCCGGCTGGAACGCCCGCGCGACGAATCCAGCGTGATCGTGCGCTCGATCCAGCCCAGCAGCGTGGTCGGCAGCTACCGTATCGACTTCCAGGCTATGGACTCGGACGGCGACGGCCGCATCAGCCGTGCCGAAGCCCAGGCCAACCCCGCGCTGGCCGACGAATTCGATGCGCTCGACAGCCGCCACAGCGGCTACCTGACGCGCGAGCAGCTGGCCGGCTGGCTGACTCCGTGA